The genomic DNA AGAACGGAACCCCTTCTACAGGAGCCCCACCTCGAATTCCTAAACCAAATACCAGCCAATATACAAAAATTTGAATTAAAGGGTTTAAAAACACCCATATAATCCCTAATGTACTAGCAGCGTATTGCTGCTTAATTTCATATATAGAAAGCCTTCCCATTAAATATAAGTTATCTAATTGTTCCTTAATAACACTTTTTATAGCTTTCATACAAAAACCTCATCTGATTTCAACATTTCATGAATATTCCCGAAATTAATAACTTTCATTTCACCTTTTTTATTTAAAGGTATACAATTTCGTGAATCGAATAAAATTGGTTGGCGCATTTTCGAAACAAATTGACTGTAATCTATATTTTTAAACTCGTTATGGTCAGCCAATACCAATATTAAATCTGCACCTTCTACAGCTTCTTCTGCAGTCTTCAAATTAAATAACTCACTCTTAACATAAGGATCATGAATCGTCACATTATACCCTTTTTGATATAACTGATCAATGATCTCTAAAGCTGGACTTTCTCTCATATCATCTGTATTTCCTTTGTAAGTAATCCCAAATACAGCAATTTTAGGAGAATTAATTCCTCGCAGCAATTGTTCAATATTCTCGCAAACGTACAATGGCATAGAAATATTCACATCACGAGACATCTGAATAATATTCGCTATTTCCGGTGTTTTGGCTACAATAAAATGCGGATCGACCGCTAAGCAATGTCCTCCTACACCGGGACCTGGTTGATGTAAGTTTACACGTGGATGCTTATTAGCCATTTCAATAACATCTAAGACATTTATTTTTAATTTTTTACATATTTTTGCTAATTCGTTTGATAATGCAATATTTACATCCCGGAATGTATTCTCCATTAACTTGGACATTTCTGCTGTTTTAGCATCAGTTTGAATGATTTCACCCTTAACAAATAAACTATACACTTGGGCTGCCATTTTAGAACATGTTGGGGTTACCCCTCCTACAATCCTATTATTAAAAATAATTTCATCCATAATCTTTCCTGGTAAAACTCGCTCTGGGCAATGTACTAAAAAAACATCTTTCCCTACTACAAAACCAGCAGCTTCTATTAAAGGTTTAACAAAGTCTTCTACACTCCGAGGCGCAATTGTTGATTCTATAATTATTATATTCCCTTCCTTAATATTAGGAATAACCTCTTTAACAGCTGTTAAAACACCTGTTAAATCACATGATTTATATTCATCATCTTTATTTGGTGTAGGAACGGCAATAATAAAAACATCTGCTTCGACCACTTCAAGGGAAGCAGTTAATTTTCCTTCTCTTACTGTCTCCTGAACAACTTCTCTAAGCCCCGGTTCTTCAATATGGATTTCTCCCTCATTTAACTTCTCTACAACATGTTGATTGATATCTACCCCTACTACTTCAGCCCCATGTTTCGCAAACATGGCAGCTGTTGGGAGACCAATGTATCCTAAACCCACTACACAAATTTTCACTAAATTTCTCATCTCCACACAGTTTATTAATAAAGAAATCTATTTCTCCAAAATAAATTCATATAAAAACAATTTAATGCCTCAATCCACAATGAAGATTATCTAATAATTATTTCATTTACATACATTAGATAAATTTGCTATTCTAGATTTCTTTTACACCAATAAATAAAAATACTCCAAAACACATTAAATTATTTCTCTACAAATTTATTGTTTTTAAGAAGTCTTTTCTTTAATTACTTTATATATTCTCTCAGCATTCTTAGTATCTTTATATTTAAAAATCCTTTTAGAATTCGCTAAATATCTCTTACTAATTTTTAAATTATCATCCATAACTTTATTTATTTGCTTAATTAACGCTTGCTCTTTAGACACAATATAACCTAAGTCACTATATCTAATTTCTTCGCAAGGAGCATGATGATTATTATGCGGATCAAACTGATACATTATAACTGGCTTTTCCATATATAAGAAGTCTGATGAAACTGATGAATAATCAGTGATTAATAGTGCACTTTCTTTTAATAATTCCGATACAGTCGCATTACTTTTCACAAGAAATTCTATTTTAGGATGCTTTACTACAAATTCATCCATAAATTTTTGCATTTGACTATGTATATAAAATTTAACTTCTATGTTTTTCTTTTCTATTAAATTTAGAAAGTCTTTGTTCTCAATTAAACTTTTATACACTTTATAATAATCGGACTGTAAAAACTGTGCTTTATTTACATTTAATAAGTGTCTACGCCATGTGGGCATAATGAGAATTTGTTTTTTCGTTTTTCTCTCGTGAAGATTATCAAACCTAGCTAATCCAGTTACAGCCACATCCTTGTCAGGATACCCTAATGTCTTCATAATAATCCGCTTTTCATACTCTGAACTTGAAATAATTAAATCTTGTTTATATCTCTCCTTACTTAAATACGGAGCAATATTATGAATGATTACACCATGTTGCAAACAAATATGATTTTTTTTAGAAACTATATTTCCAAACCATTTAATAAATTGTTGTTTCGGCCTAGGATATGAACATTCTTCAAATACCCAAGCACTTATATATGTACTTGCAGCCAGCATATAAATCTTATGCTTAAAAGAAGAATGATATATAACATTACCATATTGCTCAACTTTATCTAAGTGAGGTGAATCTTCATTAATTACATAATATATTTTTTCTGATGGATATTTTTCGCGACAATACTTGAAGAAGAAGAATCCATTATCTTCAGCCTGATCCTCACGCTCCCCAACTAACCAAATCTCTTTTCCTGCAAAGCGTATCTTTACAAATAAACTCAATAAAAGAATAAGTACTTTATACAATGAATTTTTAATATATCCAAATATCCTTTGAATTCCTCGGATAGGTTTTGTAATTTTCCAAGATAAAGATTCTTCTAAGAGATATGGATTTTTTTCAAAATATGTTTCATACTTTTGTGATTGATTATACCAGTACCTCTTACTCCTAAATATCACCATGTATTTCATTGCTTCATCATATAAACCTAAAGTTATAAGATTTAAAAATCCCTTATATCCTTCATTCCCCTTATAAATACGTTC from Bacillus basilensis includes the following:
- a CDS encoding nucleotide sugar dehydrogenase encodes the protein MKICVVGLGYIGLPTAAMFAKHGAEVVGVDINQHVVEKLNEGEIHIEEPGLREVVQETVREGKLTASLEVVEADVFIIAVPTPNKDDEYKSCDLTGVLTAVKEVIPNIKEGNIIIIESTIAPRSVEDFVKPLIEAAGFVVGKDVFLVHCPERVLPGKIMDEIIFNNRIVGGVTPTCSKMAAQVYSLFVKGEIIQTDAKTAEMSKLMENTFRDVNIALSNELAKICKKLKINVLDVIEMANKHPRVNLHQPGPGVGGHCLAVDPHFIVAKTPEIANIIQMSRDVNISMPLYVCENIEQLLRGINSPKIAVFGITYKGNTDDMRESPALEIIDQLYQKGYNVTIHDPYVKSELFNLKTAEEAVEGADLILVLADHNEFKNIDYSQFVSKMRQPILFDSRNCIPLNKKGEMKVINFGNIHEMLKSDEVFV
- a CDS encoding CDP-glycerol glycerophosphotransferase family protein; translated protein: MKLSVVTQLRAHDEGVIKQAFELLQKQTIDANEFELLIFYNYENVSLEMVRFVEKLKESCKLNIVLKEGKIDVEGLRGEYITFFDFYTKFRPNVYERLYNAVQKRDLDFISACLEEKNEKKIINKKNIMQSNFATITALKIIKKEVLLTKEFNFISQLNESNIKYLDVKLYLAGLNYDFATDIKYKNKKPFNEEYIINSIKDIQYIFDSLISDYGEGFNQDLKIILFKQILNLVDKNTFLNEVEKGHQETLLNVLKNLLSISDERIYKGNEGYKGFLNLITLGLYDEAMKYMVIFRSKRYWYNQSQKYETYFEKNPYLLEESLSWKITKPIRGIQRIFGYIKNSLYKVLILLLSLFVKIRFAGKEIWLVGEREDQAEDNGFFFFKYCREKYPSEKIYYVINEDSPHLDKVEQYGNVIYHSSFKHKIYMLAASTYISAWVFEECSYPRPKQQFIKWFGNIVSKKNHICLQHGVIIHNIAPYLSKERYKQDLIISSSEYEKRIIMKTLGYPDKDVAVTGLARFDNLHERKTKKQILIMPTWRRHLLNVNKAQFLQSDYYKVYKSLIENKDFLNLIEKKNIEVKFYIHSQMQKFMDEFVVKHPKIEFLVKSNATVSELLKESALLITDYSSVSSDFLYMEKPVIMYQFDPHNNHHAPCEEIRYSDLGYIVSKEQALIKQINKVMDDNLKISKRYLANSKRIFKYKDTKNAERIYKVIKEKTS